The Schistocerca gregaria isolate iqSchGreg1 chromosome 1, iqSchGreg1.2, whole genome shotgun sequence genome includes a window with the following:
- the LOC126278738 gene encoding uncharacterized protein LOC126278738, producing MEEEAEAQEAEQPPATEENETVQGSPEEEEEIEVIGSLILEEDGPTTRKIQTEFTLPCKGPATAAAVAAKGGVLAPPGPVYQPCGDMPLPPGADPGQWGFPEFCPRKMLRYAEAAAAVAAAAAAAEAADTETALPGDAVDTLIEEAREETTGEEEPFAEQQADDTQAILSVLSEDAAIVALGEEVVELEKSSSDVFMDAIGMEEHEEWWSDEDIIGSSDALDGVKVDIEVEVPSAAFADAGSVGFQAPAAAEEGGRPQEEAASEQQPAEEGVGGAPQPQQMDATEAMAPDLWKIEQEIAVVRSKLSEMQQKITALDIADLSGGGRPRKKCVCDPLKKAADRGLSAPPFPATSAPPAAATETGEKYVFHSAPCLQQYNQRRSFTNVTHELRPFPQQFPQTGGGVDIYIASRSGNTSAVTSINPANFQQYAEKPVLKAFGSPDVDVYVVTDKIPAPGYSGQS from the coding sequence ATGGAAGAGGAAGCTGAGGCGCAAGAGGCGGAACAGCCTCCTGCCACGGAGGAGAATGAGACCGTACAGGGCTCCccggaagaagaggaggagatagaggtgATAGGATCTCTTATCTTGGAGGAAGATGGACCGACAACCAGGAAAATACAGACAGAATTCACGCTTCCGTGTAAAGGACCTGCGACGGCGGCGGCGGTTGCGGCGAAAGGAGGCGTACTGGCGCCTCCTGGTCCCGTTTACCAGCCGTGTGGGGATATGCCGCTGCCACCGGGCGCCGACCCCGGCCAGTGGGGGTTTCCCGAGTTCTGCCCGAGGAAGATGTTGCGCTACGCCGAGGCGGCGGCAGCTGTGGCCGCAGCTGCCGCAGCTGCCGAAGCGGCCGATACCGAGACTGCGCTGCCGGGGGACGCTGTAGACACGCTCATCGAAGAAGCAAGAGAGGAGACCACGGGCGAAGAGGAACCTTTCGCCGAACAGCAGGCAGACGATACGCAAGCTATACTGTCCGTACTCTCCGAAGACGCGGCGATCGTCGCGTTAGGTGAAGAAGTCGTAGAGCTGGAAAAGTCCTCGTCTGACGTCTTTATGGACGCGATAGGTATGGAGGAGCACGAGGAGTGGTGGTCGGACGAAGATATCATCGGTTCGTCCGACGCGTTGGACGGTGTAAAGGTAGATATCGAGGTCGAGGTCCCGTCTGCAGCGTTCGCTGACGCGGGTTCTGTTGGATTTCAGGCTCCAGCTGCTGCGGAGGAAGGCGGGCGTCCCCAAGAGGAAGCGGCCAGTGAGCAGCAGCCGGCGGAGGAGGGTGTGGGCGGCGCCCCACAGCCGCAACAAATGGACGCGACAGAAGCGATGGCGCCAGACTTGTGGAAGATCGAGCAGGAAATAGCCGTGGTCAGGTCGAAGCTGAGCGAGATGCAGCAGAAGATCACAGCGCTGGACATTGCGGATCTCTCTGGCGGCGGCAGGCCCCGCAAGAAGTGCGTCTGCGACCCCCTGAAGAAAGCTGCAGACAGAGGCCTTTCTGCTCCACCATTCCCCGCCACCAGCGCGCCACCTGCCGCCGCAACGGAAACTGGCGAGAAGTACGTCTTTCACAGCGCACCTTGCCTCCAGCAGTACAACCAACGGCGCTCGTTCACCAACGTAACGCACGAATTGAGACCGTTCCCACAACAGTTCCCGCAGACAGGCGGCGGCGTGGATATATACATAGCCTCTCGGAGCGGGAACACGAGTGCAGTGACGAGTATCAACCCAGCGAATTTCCAACAGTACGCTGAGAAACCCGTGCTGAAAGCCTTCGGAAGTCCAGATGTCGACGTTTACGTAGTCACCGACAAGATTCCCGCACCAGGATATTCAGGGCAGAGCTGA